From a region of the Besnoitia besnoiti strain Bb-Ger1 chromosome I, whole genome shotgun sequence genome:
- a CDS encoding hypothetical protein (encoded by transcript BESB_002990), translating to MAEQSEWARNPDASQTENELPLKSINTADIEGPELHYAGTNVIRETVKSPDEVIEEMRTWLKSGVAPDGTRMMTEEAWQWHQDYYQVTVRSDKHHECLPEGSGVDYYYWETPYLAHVGNMNLVMMHSQVNLPDGTHLPCDRLKAEALQSKRLRQLAEKRVEVQRREGEAFVREAMNPHAHMGAPFRKEGLYTKIMYRPFHRTEERTEVVRAPTVALQARAAEAALRASE from the exons ATGGCGGAGCAGAGCGAATGGGCCCGGAACCCCGACGCGA GCCAAACTGAGAATGAGTTGCCGCTCAAATCAATCAATACCGCGGATATCGAAGGGCCTGAATTGCACTATGCGGGCACCAACGTCATCAGGGAAACGGTCAAGTCCCCAGATGAAGTCATCGAGGAAATGAGAACGTGGCTGAA GTCTGGAGTTGCCCCCGATGGCACCCGCATGATGACAGAAGAGGCGTGGCAATG GCATCAGGACTACTACCAAGTGACTGTCCGGTCGGATAAACACCACGAGTGTCTGCCAGAAGGTTCTGGAGTCGACTACTACTACTGGGAGACTCCCTACCTGGCTCACGTCGGCAACATGAATCTGGTGATGATGCATTCACAAGTCAATCTCCCCGACGGCACTCACCTGCCTTGCGACCGGCTGAAAGCAGAAGCGCTTCAGTCCAAGCGACTGCGACAGCTAGCAGAGAAGCGAGTGGAGGTGCAGCGTAGGGAAGGAGAAGCGTTCGTCCGGGAAGCCATGAACCCTCATGCGCACATGGGCGCACCTTTTCGTAAAGAGGGATTGTACACGAAAATCATGTACCGACCATTCCATCGAACGGAGGAACGTACCGAAGTGGTGAGGGCACCCACCGTGGCGCTCCAGGCaagagctgcagaggcagctcTGAGGGCCTCCGAGTAA
- a CDS encoding nucleoporin autopeptidase (encoded by transcript BESB_003000) translates to MFSSNTSSSLTGGGGLFGSSGGGGLFGATGAQPQQNGSLFGGGGGFLSQPQQQTGNRLFGNAGTIGASLFGQQQTSQPQSGGLFGSSTTTGGGLFGSTPQQQSGGLFGSSVLSQPAQTTAQSGGGLFGGNAGTTLGSSMTGGGLFGQQPQQTGGLFGSSTTPGTATGTTGGLFGQQQTGGGGLFGSSAASGVGTAGGFGTGTLGTAAQPASGGLFGSQPQGGSLFGGAATGGFGTTGTSTAGGFGTSAFGGGAGGSMLGATSVQQQQPFQPHKTEDGLLMNICYGPLAEISQDEERWRFYQQRGGAAAGIGQSAGGGAGLFGQQTTPQTGGGLFGSSAGTTGGGLFGNASTTTGTGLLGSSTQTGGQQTGGLFGTSTAGGLGGGGLFGSSTVTQPGAQQQTGGLFGNAGTTSTTTGGGLFGNSTLGTANQGTGLFGATTTPQQTQSGGLFGQQQQTGTTGGGLFGSSSLTGTATGGGLFGSSTTPPTGGLFGSTAQQPQQNAAAGQTGGGLFGSTTTPSTATGQSTTGTGLFGGLASGTGTTGGGGLFGSGATGTAAGTTGGGLFGNTQQQQTSSLTGGGLFGNSGGLKLGTTAAGSTPATGTTGGLFGSSTTTGTSGGTGLFGSSLGTSGGGLFGNTAAKPGETGGLFGGAGTSTTTGGLFGNTTGATTSGGLLGSTTSGTGTSATGGGGLFGSSTTGTGSGLFGGGGLFGSSSAGQQQATTGGGLFGSGSAAGGTGLSLGQTTQTGLFGALGNLSGAGAAQGGSATAAAADAYGLASLLGGQVEVKLTLSARPLESSAQQTTQIFAPRLQLLDPCAGSAGGSGLVGASGPSMWRSCAPARLSRGRRFRPVGSTGGGLAGSYLTNGASNASFALPEAYIQRAFGVSRSSSAPGEEATSASNSGLLRTLADGRVPSGPSWVSGMFERSAAEALMLQRSSKARTLTPEQVTPWSATALRFMRSCPYPEQELVEANARTAANRASLALPPTSKSAPAAAGSSGSQEAASLPPTSASCPAADGTFAHGASGGAPEIASPAAGGAQGTSTAQRQANLGRAPVQTFSLATPGDSPGTSPDGAGSAAESASGGRAVVSAGASSTGLDTLIACMPAPQDLRPVLTRADYESVPSIEVLTGMTEQELSRVQDFTITRRGYGSIRWPGYTDLRGINLDEVVKIEKLEVSVYGNDSPPLGVGLNRRAIITLKNCKPKSMKSLETRALQRPEDEAYLQDKQRQHVAKVRRYTERMGAKFLDLNLATGEWTFEVEHFSTYRFLDEDDDENDEALQAKLGREAVCAASSRPPPSHPAPQSPGSPRQDLLTCDGSPSPLSPEGGSDEPKEDSAGPDAFTSEQKYLSRLYFGDRGAKAAVSGGIFRYAGLMNAAFSGRKHATSDVQTKAGTRLEFFGERPEGELADRKAGGLINAELALAAGLQGKADAQRDASLNPQAGSFGGDSVKTATARSVLSEAGTGGSAWRIGSAAGRDAVPAAPVSALSSPSFLPLPQRRHCPYPVRCAPVISRGGLMALPVLALPAASAEPAVLASPSCAVLQIARVSPLLSQEGFEAARDASAPAVAAAGRTHAAQQQEARWTAGEVLEEGTFASEREEAQDEKASLGAAVQRYVESGSRQPTAGDLVSSAFPVGDAFPLGTGRRDEDSAHGQDAGSKELLSTSRNGCGVRRTVCAAAMSQVISAFMQELVKEGDLREQAGQVPTPEGSEQGSKNGARSKTCTWWLVSQICRPPQNKGEDAAPSSPRRAPRSARVVQRLLVRLLAFFQQQKRLYCGQASAWEGPRPEASYLAPYMLQTWQLLVALMLSSPEREEVLCAGAASNLFSGRDISPEAILERQRQERVLDWLLGEAAREVRTLLQQAAVLRKKPETRKGRESSGSCDKQRADGMRTPALFRLAGAAGRVALDAAVAVSGDEERKLLAVYHLAAAGQLFEAVELLLNSAPGAPFYPHLALCLAAHVQQQVGREFLYYNLFRSTAAAGLTPPAGIVRLYRLLTPSTLQSHELPSTGASSAQKDGEKRRRSYCFLSPSKRRTPAASGTSAALASQANLESEEGEEESRQASAHDALALGQEHFVSWRHELTASLVFNSASPLESPARSVGGAAKSGADREKDGAQKAAEETLNPATAGATARDAGDADVFKRIRMELVAPPQAGDAPRELRRALLHFERLRRSRGQGALRPASPAPLYRQQEATGTEGAKDVLDLQYSLLRTHAGLVQPSLALFDPASHTPYTLDFFFAWTAGLVTALHHGSERARTGGTETAEAEGDAEGLDRDEAQQLQRLTVSFANELESLPRCWPWACAALLFAPFHDRALLGVRALINRHAAEFTCAGFAASGGGDSQQSARGLEVEKTLFEDNRQEILRVLVDEIGVPQWWIDEADAAYALNQQKFMQAAFLFYWACLRLRLPLTRGFLGSSVAAPLRASLASLWSPSGAVERHLLRQAGRALLQCLPGFLLAVLLQQMQLVEERTRVSRMRRALEKCESLTGSTHAGPARALAEELRLHETARRRDTPAPGDAGERPAEAAGGVGRVPSVRILSTETKMSLLLEILEAVRTTLGAGPSKLFEDAREVTVRENGIEKEILASCAVGAEQRSILPVDLTRLARLETALRWLMKRQRKHSREDWDAVSRKMPPFADSDERAADEDLSARLLREAEQETQRPEADQTNGVSRPGVSADGGSGEHAFWIAVRTALLEESTA, encoded by the exons ATGTTCTCGTCAAACACGTCCTCGTCCCTCACCGGAGGGGGAGGCCTCTTTGGATCTtccggaggaggaggacttTTTGGTGCGACCGGAGCGCAGCCTCAGCAAAACGGCAGTCTTTTTGGAGGCGGAGGTG GCTTCTTATCTCAACCACAGCAGCAGACGGGAAACCGTTTGTTTGGCAATGCAGGGACAATAGGGGCGTCGCTGTTTGGTCAACAACAGAcgtcgcagccgcagtcAGGGGGGCTTTTCGGATCTTCGACGACGACTGGAGGCGGGCTGTTTGGCAGCACTCCTCAGCAACAGAGCGGGGGTCTTTTCGGGAGTTCGGTCCTCTCACAGCCTGCGCAGACAACTGCAcaaagcggaggaggcctcTTTGGGGGCAACGCAGGCACGACTCTTGGCTCGTCGATGACTGGtggcggcctcttcggccAGCAACCTCAGCAGACCGGGGGCCTCTTCGGGTCGTCTACGACACCTGGAACGGCAACCGGCACCACAGGCGGCTTGTTTGGTCAGCAGCAAACAGGAGGGGGGGGTCTCTTTGGCAGCAGCGCTGCGTCTGGAGTCGGAACTGCAGGCGGGTTCGGGACAGGCACGCTGGGCACTGCGGCTCAGCCAGCGTCGGGAGGTCTGTTTGGAAGTCAGCCGCAGGGTGGGAGCCTCTTTGGAGGGGCTGCAACCGGCGGGTTCGGGACGACCGGAACTTCGACAGCAGGAGGGTTTGGCACGTCGGCTTtcgggggcggcgctggaggctcGATGCTTGGCGCGACCTCCGTGCAACAGCAGCAGCCTTTCCAGCCTCACAAAACTGAAGATGGCTTATTGATGAACATTTGCTATGGCCCGCTCGCGGAAATCTCCCAAGACGAAGAGCGGTGGCGATTCTACCAGCAGCGcgggggagcggcggcgggcatAGGCCAGTCCGCTGGGGGCGGTGCAGGCCTGTTCGGGCAAcagacgacgccgcagaccggAGGCGGCCTCTTTGGAAGTTCAGCGGGCACGACCGGAGGCGGCCTCTTTGGAAACGCTTCCACGACGACGGGCACAGGGCTTCTGGGTTCTTCTACCCAGACCGGTGGGCAGCAGACTGGCGGTCTCTTTGGCACGTCCACCGCTGGCGGCctggggggcggcggcctctttGGATCCTCGACAGTGACTCAGCCTGGGGCCCAACAACAAACCGGCGGCCTCTTTGGAAATGCCGGAACGacctcgacgacgacggggGGCGGCCTTTTCGGAAACAGCACGCTTGGGACGGCGAACCAGGGGACCGGTCTCTTTGGGGCGACGACAACGCcccagcagacgcagagcggaggCCTTTTcggccagcagcagcagacgggCACCACCGGAGGGGGGCTCTTTGGCTCTAGCTCCCTGACTGGCACAGCTACAGGCGGCGGGCTCTTTGGCTCCTCCACAACACCGCCGACAGGTGGCCTCTTTGGCTCTACCGCTCAGCAGCCTCAACagaacgccgccgcaggtcAGACTGGAGGAGGCCTTTTTGGCTCGACGACAACGCCCTCGACAGCAACGGGCCAGTCGACAACCGGCACAGGCCTCTTCGGGGGGCTCGCTTCGGGCACCGGCACCaccggaggcggaggcctcttCGGCTCTGGAGCCACGGGGACAGCAGCGGGCacgaccggcggcggccttttCGGCAAcactcagcagcagcagacatCCTCCCTGACGGGGGGCGGTCTGTTTGGAAACTCCGGCGGTCTGAAGCTAGGGACGACGGCTGCGGGATCCACGCCAGCCACGGGCACAActggcggcctcttcggAAGCTCCACGACGACGGGCACCTCTGGCGGTACCGGGCTCTTTGGTAGCTCGTTGGGGACATCTGGCGGCGGGCTTTTCGGGAACACGGCAGCGAAGCCAGGAGAGACGGGTGGCCTCTTCGGGGGCGCCGGGACGTCAACCACCACAGGAGGTCTGTTTGGAAACACCACGGGGGCCACGACTTCAGGAGGCCTTCTGGGCTCCACGACCTCCGGGACAGGGACCAGCGCGACGGGAGGTGGAGGCCTCTTCGGCTCGTCCACGACAGGCACAGGTTCTGGGCTCtttggaggcggaggcctcttTGGCAGTTCTTCGGCAGGTCAGCAGCAGGCTACAacaggcggaggcctctTTGGATCCGGTTCTGCAGCAGGAGGCACGGGACTTAGCTTGGGCCAGACAACTCAGACAGGTCTGTTTGGAGCTTTGGGGAACTTGTCTGGCGCCGGGGCGGCGCAAGGAGGCTCCgccacagcggcggcggcagatgcGTACGGCCTAGCCTCGCTCCTGGGAGGTCAAGTCGAGGTCAAGTTGactctctcggcgcgcccACTGGAGTCCTCAGCTCAGCAAACAACCCAGATTTTCgcgccgaggctgcagctgctggatCCCTGCGCAGGTTCAGCAGGGGGCAGCGGCCTCGTGGGAGCGTCTGGCCCGAGTATGTGGCGGTCgtgtgcgccggcgcgcctttCGCGGGGACGACGGTTTCGGCCGGTGGGGTCAACAGGAGGAGGCCTGGCTGGAAGTTATCTGACGAACGGAGCGTCAAACGCCTCATTTGCACTTCCAGAGGCGTATATTCAGCGTGCGTTCGGGGTTAGTCGCAGCTCGTCCGCGCCTGGTGAGGAGGCCACATCAGCGAGCAACAGCGGCCTTCTGCGCACGCTTGCGGACGGGAGGGTCCCCTCGGGGCCTTCATGGGTCTCGGGGATGTTCGAGAGAtctgcagctgaagcgcTGATGCTGCAGCGATCCAGCAAAGCAAGAACTCTCACTCCGGAGCAAGTCACTCCGTGGTCGGCGACAGCTCTGCGTTTCATGCGCTCGTGTCCGTACCCTGAGCAGGAACTGGTTGAGGCGAATGCACGAACAGCTGCCAACAgagcctcgctcgcccttcCCCCAACGTCGAAGTCGGctccagccgcagccggcagcTCCGGTTCTcaggaggcggcgtcgcttccACCGACATCGGCCTCGTGTCCCGCCGCGGACGGGACTTTCGCGCACGGTgcgtctggcggcgcgcctgagatcgcgtcgcccgctgccgGGGGCGCCCAGGGCACTTCGACTGCGCAGAGACAAGCCAATTTGGGACGCGCGCCTGTCCAGACCTTCTCCCTCGCGACTCCAGGAGATTCTCCAGGCACGTCGCCAGATGGTGCAGGATCCGCCGCCGAAAGCGCTTCGGGCGGAAGGGCCGTCgtgagcgcaggcgcgtcgtctACAGGCCTCGACACGCTGATCGCCTGCATGCCCGCTCCCCAGGACTTGCGCCCTGTTCTCACGCGCGCCGACTACGAGAGCGTGCCTTCCATTGAAGTCCTCACGGGGATGACAGAGCAAGAGCTCTCTCGAGTCCAAGATTTCACTATCACGCGCAGGGGATACGGAAGCATTCGCTGGCCCGGATACACGGACCTCAGAGGCATCAACCTCGACGAAGTCGTCAAGATTGAGAAACTGGAA GTGAGCGTGTACGGCAACgactctccgccgctcgggGTCGGGCTCAATAGGAGGGCGATTATAACTCTCAAGAACTGCAAGCCTAAGAGCATGAAGTCCCTCGAGACTCGGGCACTTCAGCGgccggaagacgaggcgtaCCTGCAGGACAAGCAGCGCCAGCACGTGGCGAAGGTGCGGCGCTACACGGAACGCATGGGCGCCAAATTCTTGGATCTCAACCTGGCGACTGGCGAGTGGACTTTCGAGGTTGAGCACTTTAGCACGTACCGCTTtctcgacgaggacgacgacgagaacGACGAGGCCCTTCAAGCGAAACTAGGGCGAGAGGCCGTgtgcgcggcgtcctcccGTCCGCCGCCCTCACACCCAGCTCCTCAGTCGCCCGGCTCACCCAGACAAGACTTGTTGACCTGCGACGGCTCTCCATCGCCGCTTTCCCCCGAGGGGGGAAGCGACGAGCCGAAGGAGGACTCCGCAGGGCCAGACGCGTTCACCTCCGAGCAAAAGTATCTGTCCCGCCTCTACttcggcgaccgcggcgcaaAGGCTGCTGTCTCCGGAGGGATTTTTCGCTACGCAGGCCTGATGAATGCGGCGTTCAGCGGGCGAAAGCATGCTACATCGGACGTCCAAACGAAAGCGGGCACGCGCCTAGAATTTTTTGGCGAACGTCCCGAAGGAGAGCTTGCGGACCGTAAAGCGGGTGGCTTGATCAACGCAGAActggcgctcgctgcgggcCTTCAGGGCAaggccgacgcgcagcgagacgcgagccTCAACCCGCAGGCTGGTTCCTTCGGAGGCGACTCCGTGAAGACGGCGACTGCGCGGTCCGTTCTTTCTGAGGCGGGCACTGGAGGCAGCGCATGGAGAATTGGGTCggcagcaggccgcgacgccgttCCTGCCGCCCCTGTgtccgcgctctcctcgccttccttcttGCCCCTTCCGCAGCGCAGGCACTGTCCCTACCCggtccgctgcgcgccggtgatttcgcgcggcggcctcatGGCTCTTCCCGTGCTTGCTCtccctgcggcctccgcagaacCCGCCGtgctcgcgtctccttcgtgtGCAGTACTCCAGATTGCCCGCGTttcgccgcttctctctcaaGAAGGCTTTGAGGCAGCGCGGGACGCCTCGGCTCCTGcggtcgctgctgccggccgGACACACGCCGCtcagcagcaggaggcgcggtGGACAGCCGGGGAAGTCTTGGAGGAGGGCACATTCGCctcggagagagaggaggcacaGGACGAGAAGGCGTCTCTCGGAGCCGCAGTTCAGCGGTACGTCGAGTCGGGTTCTCGGCAGCCGACGGCCGGCGACTTGGTTTCTTCGGCCTTCCCCGTGGGGGACGCTTTCCCGCTCGGTacgggccgccgcgacgaagACAGCGCCCACGGCCAAGACGCAGGCTCCAAGGAGCTCCTGAGCACCTCTCGAAACGGCTGCGGAGTGCGTCGCACCGTGTGTGCTGCGGCGATGTCTCAGGTCATCTCCGCCTTCATGCAAGAGCTTGTCAAGGAAGGAGACTTGCGCGAGCAAGCGGGGCAGGTCCCCACGCCCGAGGGATCGGAACAGGGCTCCAAAAATGGCGCACGCAGCAAGACGTGCACGTGGTGGCTTGTGAGCCAGATATGCCGTCCCCCGCAGAACaagggagaggacgcggcgccgtcctctccgcgtcgagcTCCCCGTAGTGCCCGCGTTGTGCAGCGTCTGCTGGTTCGTTTGCTCGCGTTTTTCCAGCAGCAGAAACGCCTCTACTGCGGACAGGCTTCGGCCTGGGAAGGCCCGCGTCCGGAGGCCTCCTATCTGGCTCCGTATATGCTGCAGACCTGGCAGCTGCTGGTCGCACTCATGCTCTCCAGCCCTGAGAGGGAGGAAGTCctgtgcgcaggcgcagcgtcaAACCTTTTTTCCGGACGCGACATCTCGCCAGAGGCCATCctcgagcgccagcgccAAGAGCGCGTCCTGGACTGGCTTCTGGGTGAGGCCGCACGAGAAGTCcgcacgctgctgcagcaggccgctGTCCTTCGCAAGAAGCCGGAGACTCGGAAAGGACGGGAGTCCTCAGGAAGCTGCGACAAACAGAGGGCGGACGGGATGCGCACGCCTGCGCTGTTCAGGCTGGCAGGAGCCGCTGGGAGAGTGGCTCTCGACGCGGCGGTTGCGGtcagcggagacgaagaaaggaAGCTCTTGGCTGTCTACCAcctggctgctgcaggacaG CTCTTCGAGGCCGTCGAGCTCCTCTTAAACAGCGCACCCGGGGCGCCGTTCTATCCGCACTTGGCGCTGTGTCTCGCTGCCCACGTCCAGCAGCAGGTCGGACGCGAG TTCCTTTACTACAACTTGTTTCGCtcgacggcggctgcgggctTGACTCCCCCCGCGGGCATTGTTCGTCTCTATCGCCTGCTCACTCCGTCGACGTTACAGTCTCACGAACTCCCTTCCACTGGCGCGAGTTCTGCGCAgaaggacggcgagaagcgaagaaggtCCTACTGCTTTTTGTCTCCCAGCAAACGGCGCActcccgcggcgtctggcaCCTCCGCAGCTCTGGCTTCGCAGGCGAAcctcgagagcgaggagggagaagaggagagccggcaggcgagcgcgcacgacgcgctcgcgctcggtCAGGAGCACTTTGTGAGCTGGCGCCACGAGTTGACGGCGAGCCTCGTTTTCAACTCGGCGAGTCCCCTGGAGAGCCCGGCGCGAagcgtgggcggcgcggcaaaatccggcgcagacagagagaaggatggcgcgcagaaggccgcagaagagacactTAACCCCGCCACCGCGGGAGCCACCGcaagagacgccggcgacgccgacgtaTTCAAGCGCATTCGAATGGAACTGGTGGCCCCGCCTCAGGCTGGGGATGCGCCCAGGGAACTGCGCCGA GCTCTGCTGCACTtcgagcggctgcgtcgctccCGAGGCCAAGGCGCGCTGCGTCCtgcttcgcccgcgccgctgtaCCGGCAGCAAGAAGCGACCGGCacggagggcgcgaaggaTGTCTTGGATCTCCAGTACAGTCTCCTGCG GACGCATGCGGGTCTGGTCCAGCCCTCACTCGCCTTGTTCGACCCCGCGTCGCACACGCCGTACACGCTGgatttcttcttcgcgtggACTGCAGGCCTCGTCACGGCGCTGCACcacggcagcgagagagcgcggaCGGGGGGgacggagactgcggaggcggaaggcgacgcagaaggcctGGACAgggacgaggcgcagcagctgcagcgactGACTGTCTCGTTCGCCAACGAGCTCGAatcgctgccgcgctgctggccctgggcctgcgcggctctccTCTTTGCGCCGTTTCACG ATCGGGCCCTGCTGGGCGTGCGCGCGCTGATCAATCGTCACGCGGCGGAGTTCACTTGCGCCGGgttcgcggcgtcgggcggcggagactcgcAGCAGAGTGCGCGTGGGCTGGAGGTGGAGAAGACGCTGTTTGAGGACAACCGGCAAGAAATtctgcgcgtcctcgtcgatGAAATCGGCGTCCCACAGTGGTGGATCGAcgaggccgacgccgccTACGCGCTCAACCAACAGAAATTCATGCAG GCAGCCTTCCTGTTCTACTGGGCCTGCTTGCGACTTCGTCTGCCGCTGACCCGCGGGTTCCTGGGGTCATCGgttgcggcgccgctgcgggcgtcgctggcgagtCTCTGGAGCCCGTCGGGCGCGGTCGAGAGACACCtcctgcggcaggcgggcCGGGCCCTACTGCAGTGCCTCCCAGGCTTTCTCCTGGccgtgctgctgcagcagatgcagctcGTGGAGGAGAGGACTCGCgtgtcgcgcatgcgcagggcCCTCGAGAAGTGCGAAAGCCTCACGGGCTCGACTCACGCGGGGccggctcgcgccctcgccgaggAGCTGAGGCTGCATGAgacggcgcgacgcagagacactcCGGCCCCAGGTGACGCCGGagagaggcccgcggaggcggcaggcggcgtggGGCGCGTTCCCTCGGTGCGGATTCTGTCAACTGAGACCAAGATGAGTTTGCTGCTCGAGATCCTCGAAGCGGTGCGGACGACTCTGGGCGCGGGTCCCTCGAAGTTGTttgaagacgcgcgagaggtgACCGTCCGCGAAAACGGAATCGAGAAAGAAATcctcgcgagctgcgccgtcggcgccgaaCAAAGGTCAATCCTCCCGGTCGATCTgacgcgtctcgcgcgcctggagaccgctctccgctggctgatgaagagacagagaaagcaC AGCCGCGAGGACTGGGACGCTGTCTCGCGCAAGATGCCGCCATTCGCGGACAGCGACGAGAGAGCTGCGGACGAAGACTTgtccgcgcgtctgctgcgagAAGCGGAGCAAGAGACTCAGAGACCGGAGGCTGATCAAACAAACGGCGTGTCGCGGCCGGGCGTCTCTGCTGACGGAGGATCTGGCGAGCACGCATTCTGGATAGCGGTGAGGACTGCGCTTCTTGAGGAGAGCACGGCGTGA
- a CDS encoding hypothetical protein (encoded by transcript BESB_003010), producing the protein MAPTCSRRPERKALACCRSGLELRCEASEADAEPRQARREPRGPATAKSDARGFRVARPLKPEARQSGWSLTRVAEARQGVALLLKGPTTPHETAEAACVSVAALPFEP; encoded by the coding sequence ATGGCGCCGACATGCAGCCGGCGGCCcgagcggaaggcgctcgcctgctgccgctcgGGGCTGGAGCTGCGATGCGAAGCATCcgaggccgacgcggagcccagacaggcgcgccgcgaaccACGCGgcccagcgacggcgaagtcGGACGCGCGgggcttccgcgtcgcccgcccgTTGAAGCctgaggcgaggcagagcggTTGGTCGCTGACGCGGGTcgctgaggcgaggcagggcgTCGCGCTCTTGCTGAAGGGACCGACGACGCCCCATGAAACAGCTGAGGCGGCGTGCGTGAGCGTCGCTGCTCTGCCTTTTGAGCCTTGA
- a CDS encoding hypothetical protein (encoded by transcript BESB_003020) — protein sequence MLKRAVFGLFASGGGSRPTSRPGGKGEDSATRRRGRERFGSEERSASDLSSDADEEYEQRKRFQRREVFSDEEGGTSGGEEGEEEDEEEEALDAEARLALIKRAAAMYATDPRSFVKAMKRHDADLAQETERGRAAVGQKPKKAKRGNEQKLSNKRPAEPSENEEEDTEDEDEFALYDDASEEELAAAPKESAEPEDRHEEDAAPENFRGHFQCKLCPKKIFIFEADLEQHLKSKKHLRREAEWERQHGLSGAGEEASGDSGVDLAPIAKQSKRKRKESAGGDAASASAAPAAKSDKKKKGKRSHDEEDVAGSSEAQKRAEGPAGKKRRAAAPGSSKKDNEGDGDDEGSANPRKKRARRRSVAVDEEEIRRRKEKFQRKKARRLARKHARQQVDGAVDSGDA from the exons ATGCTGAAGCGCGCCGTCttcggcctcttcgcttctGGCGGGGGCAGCCGGCCGACCTCGAGGCCCGGCGGCAAAGGCGAGGACTCTGCTAccaggcggcgggggcgggagAGATttggcagcgaggagagaagcgctTCAGACTTGTCTTcagacgcggacgaggagTATGAGCAGCGCAAGCGCTTCCAGAGGCGCGAGGTCTTTTCGGATGAGGAGGGCGGCAccagcggcggagaagagggggaggaggaagacgaagaagaggaagcgctcgacgcggaagcgagacTGGCGTTGATCAAGAGGGCGGCCGCGATGTACGCCACAGATCCGCGCTCGTTCGTCAAGGCGATGAAGCGACACGATGCCGACCTCGCGCAGGAGAcggagcgaggccgcgccgcagttGGGCAAAAACCGAAGAAAGCCAAGAGAGGCAACGAGCAGAAGCTGTCGAACAAGCGACCGGCAGAGCCCtcagaaaacgaagaggaagacacagaggacgaagacgagttTGCGCTGTACGACGACGCCTCAGAGGAGgaactcgccgcggcgcccaagGAGAGCGCAGAGCCGGAGGACAGACacgaggaggacgctgcCCCGGAGAACTTCCGCGGGCACTTCCAGTGCAAACTGTGCCCCAAGAAGATCTTCATTTTCGAGGCTGACCTCGAGCAGCACCTCAAGTCCAAA AAACATCTtcggcgagaggcagagtgggagaggcagcacggcctgtcgggcgcgggcgaggaagctAGCGGAGACAGTGGCGTGGACTTGGCGCCGATCGCCAAGCAGagcaagagaaagagaaaagagagtgcaggcggcgacgcagcatccgcttcagcggcgccagctgcaAAGAGcgacaagaagaaaaaaggaaaacgcTCACACGATGAAGAGGATGTGGCAGGCTCGTCTgaagcgcagaagagagctgAGGGCCCTGCCGgcaagaagaggcgagcagctgcgcctggaAGCTCGAAGAAAGACAACGAaggggacggcgacgacgagggcagcGCAAACccaagaaagaagagagcgagaag gaggagcgTTGCTgtcgacgaagaggagattCGGCGACGGAAAGAAAAATTCCAACGCAAGAAAGCTcgacgcctcgcccgcaAGCATGCGCGGCAGCAGGTAGACGGAGCGGTGGATAGTGGCGACGCGTGA